The Pseudarthrobacter defluvii DNA window GGCAATGTCCGCCTGTTCAAACATCAAGGCGGGACGGTCCGCCGACAGCGGGGCGGCCTTCGCCAGCATCTCGGCGGACGAGTCCAGGCCAACCACCCGGGCGCCGGGCCAGCGTTCGGCCAGGGTTGCGGTGAGGTTCCCGGGCCCGCAGCCGAGGTCCACCACCCGCGCGGGTTCCTCCGCCTGGATCCGGGCCGCAAGGTCGAAGAACGGCCTGTTCCGGTAGTCGCCAAACTGGACGTACTTTGCGGGGTCCCATTTCATGACTATCTCCAGTTCTGACGTGCACACGGGCAAGCCGTAGCCTAACCCGCCCGGTACGCCTGCCCCGTCCGCAACGTGGCACTAAGGTTGAAGTCAATGAAACTCGTCGACCAGCTGAGCGATCTGTCCACCCCCAACCCGGCCGCCGCCGTCGACCCCGACGCCCTTTACACCCGGTTTCTGGAATGGACCGAAAGCCGGGGCCTGTCACTGTACCCGGCGCAGGACGAGGCCATCATGGAGCTGGCCACGGGGGCCAACGTCATCCTGGCCACGCCCACGGGGTCCGGGAAGTCACTGGTGGCCGTCGCCGCGCACTTCCAGGCCATGGCCCAGGGCCGGCGGAGCTATTACACGGCACCCATCAAGGCATTGGTGTCCGAGAAATTCTTTGCGCTCTGTGACATTTTCGGCGCTGAGAACGTGGGCATGATCACCGGCGACTCCGGCGTCAACCAGGACGCCCCCATCATCTGCTGCACCGCCGAGATTCTGGCCAACATCGCCCTGCGCGAGGGCACTGCAGCGGAACTGGGCGCAGTGATCATGGACGAGTTCCATTTCTACTCCGACCCGCAGCGCGGCTGGGCCTGGCAGGTCCCCCTCCTGGAGCTTCCGCAGGCACAGTTCCTGCTGATGTCCGCCACCCTGGGCGACGTCACCCGGTTCGAGGACGGCCTGACGGCGCTGACCGGCCGAGCCACCACCACAGTGAGTTCAGCCGAGCGGCCCATTCCGCTGCACTACTACTACCACCAGACCCCCGTCCACGAGACCCTGGAGGAACTGCTCTCCACCCGTCAGGTGCCGGTCTATGTGGTGCACTTCAGCCAGCTTGAGGCGATCGACCGCGCCCAGAACCTGATGAGCATCAACGTGTGCACCAGGGAGGAAAAGGACAAGATCGCCGAGTTGATCGCCAATTTCCGCTTCGCCGCGGGCTTTGGAAAGACCCTCAACCGTTTGGTCCGCCATGGCATCGGCGTGCACCACGCCGGCATGCTGCCCAAGTACCGCCGCCTCGTGGAACAGTTGGCGCAGGCAGGGCTGCTGAAGGTCATCTGCGGCACGGACACGCTGGGCGTGGGCATCAACGTGCCCATCCGGACGGTGCTGCTGACCGCTCTGAGCAAATACGACGGCGTCCGCACCCGCCTGCTTAACTCACGTGAGTTCCACCAGATTGCGGGCCGGGCCGGCAGGGCGGGCTATGACACCGCCGGGACGGTGGTGGTGCAGGCACCCGAGCACGTCGTCGAGAACGTCAAGGCCATGGCGAAGGCCACCGCCAAGTTCGGTGACGACCAGAAGAAACTCCGCCAGGTGGTCAAGAAAAAGCCGCCGGAGGGTTTTGTTTCCTGGGGTGAGCCCACGTTCAAGCGGCTGGTGGAATCTGTCCCCGACCCCCTGACGTCAAGCTTTACGGTGACGCACGCCATGCTGATGAACCTGATGGAACGGCCCGGCGACCCCTTCGCCGCGGCCAGGCGGCTGCTCACCGAAAACCACGAGCCGCGCTCCTCCCAGCTGCGGCTCATGAAGAAGGCGCTGGGCATCTACCGCGAACTCCTCGCCGCCGAAGTCATCGAGCGGATCCCGCCGGAGGAGCAGGGGCCAGATGGCCGCACAGTCCGCCTGACCGTGCACCTGCAGCCCAACTTCGCCCTGAACCAGCCGCTCTCCCCCTTCGCACTTGCCGCACTGGACCTCCTTGACCCGGAGTCGCCGTCGTACGCCCTGGACGTGGTGTCTGTCATCGAGGCGACCCTGGAGAAACCGCGGCAGATCCTATCGGCGCAGCAGAAGAAGGCCCGCGGCGAGGCGGTGGCGGCCATGAAGGCCGACGGCATCGACTACGACCAGCGGATGGCCATGCTGGACGAAGTCACCTACCCGCAGCCGCTCGCGGAGATCCTGGGTGAGGCGTTCGAGGTGTACCGGAAGGCTGCGCCGTGGGTGGGCGACTTTGAGCTGGCACCCAAGTCGGTGGTCCGCGACATGTTTGAGCGGGCCATGAACTTCGGCGAATTCGTCCAGTTCTATGGCCTGGCCCGCTCCGAGGGGATCGTGCTGCGGTACCTTGCGGACGCCTTCAAGGCGCTGCGCCAAACCGTCCCGCAGGACATGCTCCGGGAAGACCTCGCCGACCTCACTGCCTGGCTGGGCGAGCTGGTGCGGCAGGTGGATTCCAGTCTCCTGGACGAGTGGGAGGAGTTGGCCTCCGGTGCCGCGCCCACGCCGCACGACGCACCGCCGCCCCCGCCGCCGTCGCTCACCTCGAACATCCGCGCGTTCCGGGTGATGGTGCGCAACGAGATGTTCCGGCGGGTGGAATTGTTCGCCGAGGAGGACGCCACGGCGCTCGGAGACCTCGACGGCGGCTCCGGGTGGGGTGCCGACCGCTGGGAAGACGTGCTGGACGACTACTTCGACGAACACGACGACATCGGGACAGGACCTGATGCGCGCGGCCCCGGCCTCCTGATCATCACCGAGGAACCCGGGAAGTGGAAGGTGCGCCAGATCTTCGACGACCCCGCCGGCAACCACGACTGGGG harbors:
- a CDS encoding DEAD/DEAH box helicase; translation: MKLVDQLSDLSTPNPAAAVDPDALYTRFLEWTESRGLSLYPAQDEAIMELATGANVILATPTGSGKSLVAVAAHFQAMAQGRRSYYTAPIKALVSEKFFALCDIFGAENVGMITGDSGVNQDAPIICCTAEILANIALREGTAAELGAVIMDEFHFYSDPQRGWAWQVPLLELPQAQFLLMSATLGDVTRFEDGLTALTGRATTTVSSAERPIPLHYYYHQTPVHETLEELLSTRQVPVYVVHFSQLEAIDRAQNLMSINVCTREEKDKIAELIANFRFAAGFGKTLNRLVRHGIGVHHAGMLPKYRRLVEQLAQAGLLKVICGTDTLGVGINVPIRTVLLTALSKYDGVRTRLLNSREFHQIAGRAGRAGYDTAGTVVVQAPEHVVENVKAMAKATAKFGDDQKKLRQVVKKKPPEGFVSWGEPTFKRLVESVPDPLTSSFTVTHAMLMNLMERPGDPFAAARRLLTENHEPRSSQLRLMKKALGIYRELLAAEVIERIPPEEQGPDGRTVRLTVHLQPNFALNQPLSPFALAALDLLDPESPSYALDVVSVIEATLEKPRQILSAQQKKARGEAVAAMKADGIDYDQRMAMLDEVTYPQPLAEILGEAFEVYRKAAPWVGDFELAPKSVVRDMFERAMNFGEFVQFYGLARSEGIVLRYLADAFKALRQTVPQDMLREDLADLTAWLGELVRQVDSSLLDEWEELASGAAPTPHDAPPPPPPSLTSNIRAFRVMVRNEMFRRVELFAEEDATALGDLDGGSGWGADRWEDVLDDYFDEHDDIGTGPDARGPGLLIITEEPGKWKVRQIFDDPAGNHDWGISAEVDLAESDATGTAVVRVTEVNRL